The following nucleotide sequence is from Gymnodinialimonas phycosphaerae.
ACGATCAGCGCGACCGCCTCTTCCTCGTCCATGCCGCGGGACTGACAGTAGAACATCTGGTCGTCGTCGACCTTCGATGTGGTCGCCTCATGCTCCACGCGTGACGAGTTATTCTTCACCTCAATGTACGGCACCGTGTGGGCCCCGCATTTATCGCCGATCAGAAGACTGTCGCATTGGGTATAGTTGCGGCTGTCCTTGGCCTTGGGGTGCATCGACACAAGGCCGCGATAGGTATTTTGCGCGCGCCCCGCAGAAATCCCCTTGGAGACGATGCGCGATTTCGTGCGCTTGCCCAGGTGCACCATCTTGGTGCCGGTGTCGGCCTGCTGCATGTTGTTGGCAATCGCGATGGAGTAAAACTCGCCCTGGCTGTCGTCACCGCGCAGGATGCACGACGGGTACTTCCACGTCACGGCGCTGCCCGTCTCCACCTGCGTCCACATCACCTTGGATCGGTCGCCCCGGCAATCGGCGCGCTTGGTGACGAAGTTGTAGATGCCGCCCACGCCGTTCTCGTCGCCCGGATACCAGTTCTGGACGGTCGAATACTTGATCTCTGCATCGTCCAGCAGGACCAGTTCCACCACTGCTGCGTGCAGCTGGTGGGTGTCGCGCATCGGCGCGGTGCAACCTTCGAGGTAGGAGACGTAGGACTCCTTGTCGGCGATGATCAGCGTCCGCTCGAACTGGCCCGTGTTCTCCGCGTTGATGCGGAAATACGTCGACAGCTCCATCGGGCAGCGGACGCCGGGCGGGATATAGACGAAGGACCCGTCGGAAAAGACCGCGCTGTTGAGCGTCGCAAAGAAGTTGTCGGTGATCGGCACGACCGAGCCGAGGTATTTCTTCACCAGATCAGGATGCTCTTTGATCGCCTCGGAAATCGAGCAGAAGATCACCCCTGCCCTCTTCAACTCTGCCTGAAACGTGGTGCCCACGGACACGGAGTCAAAGACCGCATCCACGGCCACCTTGCGACCTTCGGCGGGAATATCTTCCGCGCCCTCGACACCGGCAAGGATCATTTGCTCCTTCAGCGGAATGCCAAGCTTCTTGTATGTTTCCAACAGCTTGGGATCGACCTCATCCAGGGATTTTGGCTTGGTCTCCATGCTTTTGGGGCGCGCATAGTAATACTGAGATTGGTAATCGATGGCGGGGTAGTCGACCATCGCCCATTCAGGCTCTTTCATCTGCTTCCAGCGCTTGAACGCTTGCAGACGCCAATCCAGCATCCACTCCGGCTCTTCGTTCTTCTCGGAAATCAGGCGGACGATGTCCTCGTTCACGCCGATGGGCGCGTAGTCCATCTCGATGTCGGTGTTCCAGCCGTACTTGTAGGCCCCGCCAAGATCCTTGACCGCATCGACCGTTTCCTGATCCACGCCGTCCTTGACCTGAACTTCCTTGATATCAAGTGCGCTCATCGTGCCCTCCAACCCGCGCTGTTCGCGCATCTATCGTCACCGCGCGCTGCTGGCGCGCCTCTTCGTACTGCGCGCTACCAGCGCGGCTTCTGTCACCGCGCGCCTTCAACGCCGCTTTTCTTCACCGCGCGCTTTCAGCGCGACAATTTCTTCATCCGAGCCTTCAGAAATGCGTCGCAAAACGCCTCGACCTGATGCTCCGTCACCGAGGGCCCAAGGGAAACGCGCAGGGCGCTGCCAGATTGAGCCTCGGAATATCCCATCGCGCGCAACACGCCCGACACTTTCACCTTGCCGCTGGAACATGCCGAGCCCGCCGAAACGGCGAATCCAGCAAGGTCCATGGCCATCACCTGCGTCTCGCCCTTCCAGCCCTCGGTGATGAACAGCGAGGTGTTCGGCAAACGATCCACACCTTGTCTGACTAAAATAGTCGAATTTCCGGCGGCTTCCAGAGTCTTTTCTAGAAATATTCTAAGTTTGTTCACCGGCTCCCATTTTCCATCGGCCAAATCTCGTGCCGCCGCCTCGGCTGCCGCTCCGAATCCAGCGATCCCAATGAGGTTTTCCGTGCCGTGGCGGCGGCCCATCTCTTGCCCGCCACCGCGGATCTGCGCCTGTACATCAAGGCCACGCCGCATGACCAGCGCTCCCACCCCCTTCGGTCCGCCGATCTT
It contains:
- a CDS encoding cysteine desulfurase family protein, whose product is MTRAYLDWNATAPLRPQARAAMGAAMDVVGNPSSVHSEGRAAKAMMERARRQVAEALGAQAADVVFVSGATEAAALAMAGRNLHVASVEHDAVRAWGQEDLAVGPDGRVRVPEPAAACVQVANSETGILQDLPQGLAVSDWTQGFGKVPLAFDWSGIDMVIVSSHKIGGPKGVGALVMRRGLDVQAQIRGGGQEMGRRHGTENLIGIAGFGAAAEAAARDLADGKWEPVNKLRIFLEKTLEAAGNSTILVRQGVDRLPNTSLFITEGWKGETQVMAMDLAGFAVSAGSACSSGKVKVSGVLRAMGYSEAQSGSALRVSLGPSVTEHQVEAFCDAFLKARMKKLSR
- the sufB gene encoding Fe-S cluster assembly protein SufB, giving the protein MSALDIKEVQVKDGVDQETVDAVKDLGGAYKYGWNTDIEMDYAPIGVNEDIVRLISEKNEEPEWMLDWRLQAFKRWKQMKEPEWAMVDYPAIDYQSQYYYARPKSMETKPKSLDEVDPKLLETYKKLGIPLKEQMILAGVEGAEDIPAEGRKVAVDAVFDSVSVGTTFQAELKRAGVIFCSISEAIKEHPDLVKKYLGSVVPITDNFFATLNSAVFSDGSFVYIPPGVRCPMELSTYFRINAENTGQFERTLIIADKESYVSYLEGCTAPMRDTHQLHAAVVELVLLDDAEIKYSTVQNWYPGDENGVGGIYNFVTKRADCRGDRSKVMWTQVETGSAVTWKYPSCILRGDDSQGEFYSIAIANNMQQADTGTKMVHLGKRTKSRIVSKGISAGRAQNTYRGLVSMHPKAKDSRNYTQCDSLLIGDKCGAHTVPYIEVKNNSSRVEHEATTSKVDDDQMFYCQSRGMDEEEAVALIVNGFAKEVLQALPMEFAMEAQQLVAISLEGSVG